TGCTTTGACTTGAATTACTACCTGCGGAATGTCGAATTAATCCTTAAGCGGGTGGGGTGTGAACCACAACAAGAAAGGGCGAAATCTCTAACTTGACGACCCCCCGAACCCGAAACTCGAAACTTATTCTCGTTTGGTGGCGGCTGGAGGCCTCGCGATGAATTACTATCAGAACAACCTGACTCTCCTTAAAGAGAAGGACCCGGATTTAGCCCAGCGGTTGGCTGAGGTCGAACCAATTGTCGGCTTTGAGCTTACCAAATCCCCTTTACCTGAAGGAGTGAACTTCTCAGAAGTAGACACCCTGGTTGTTTTTGGTTTTGGTCTCCACGTGCTGGAGTTGGTAGCCAAAAGCACGACTAATATCCTCATTCTGGTTATTGAACCTGACCTGGGCCGCTTTAAGACCTTTCTCACCGAGTTTGATTTTTCCCCTGGGTTCAAAGAAGACCGCCTTATCCTGGCGGTAGGCCAGCCACCTGAGCAGGTGGCCGCCCGGCGACTGGAAGCTTACTACGGCCTCTTGACTAACCGAGACATCCGGATAATAGAAGATCCAATTGCCCTTGCCTCCTTTCCTGAATACTTCCGGATCGTCAGGAAAAATCTGGCTGAGGTGATAGATACGGCGGCCAAAAATCTGGCTACCCTGCAGCGTTTTGCCAGGATATGGCAGCATAATATCCTGGCTAACTTGAAGAGCATCATCGAGAGACCAGGTTGGAATACCCTCTTCGGGAGATTTAAAAGCAAGCCGGTCATAATTTGCGGCGCCGGGCCTTCTCTGGACCAAAACGTCAAGTGGCTAACCCAGGCAAAAGGGAAAGCGGTAATTGTCTGTGTGGATACGGCCTTAAGGACACTTCTGACTAATAACATTCAACCGGATTTAGTGGTAGCCATTGACGCCGGAGAGGCGAATTACCGCCATTTTGCAGGTCTGGACACTTCAGGGATGGCCTTAGCGGCCGATGCGGTAACCTATCCGGCTATCCTGACCGATTTTAAGGGACCTATCTTTATCGGAGGATATGGAAATCCCCTAATGCAATGGTTAGAACAGTTCATCGGTTCCAAAGGGGAAACCAGCGTGGGGGGATCAGTCGCCACCACGGCTTTTGATTTGGCCAGAAAATTGGGGGGTGACCCCATCATCTTTGTCGGCCTTGACCTGGCCTTTTCTGAAGGGAGATTCCATACCTCAGAGGCTAAATTTGAAGTTGATGAAACCTTCCTGGCCGAAACCGAACGTGATATATTAGAACAAAGCCAGCGGATACTTGAAAAGTTAGCCCCCTTTCCCAAGCTGGTATCTATGTATGAAAATTTTTGCCGCCAGCGAAAAAGGAAACTCGTGGCTTATAAAACAGGGGTATGGTTGGAAGACACCTGTCCGGGAGAGCCAATGGCTAACTGGCTTTACTGGTTGGAGTCCTGGACGATGACCCCGGAGAGGATAGTGTGGGTGGAGGCTAACGATGGGTACATGGTGATAAGTTCTCCCAGATTTAATGCCTGGCGGCGATGGATAGAATCAAGAATCACCGCCGCCGGAGTGAGATGTATTAATGCCACCCAAGGAGGGGCAAAGATCAGGGGCGCCGAGGTTATGGACCTTAAATCAGCCCTAGCGGCTTACTCTGCTGAGACAGTAGAAGTAAAAGGGGTCTTAACGGACATTCAGGCAGGGTATCATCCGCCTCCTTTGACTCCCTTAAAATCCGCTTTAGCTGACCTGTCCGAAGAGACCCAGAGGATTAATCTCCTGGCCGGTCAGGGGGTCAGGATGACTGAATCTCTAATCAGCGCCTTAACCACTCAAGGTCAAGAGTGGTCTCCCCGGGTGCAGCAAATTATGGCTCGTCTGCTGATACTCTATCAGGACATAGTGACTCAACCCAATTTTTTTGCCCTTTACCGCTGGCAAATAGAATCATTGCTGTCTCAATTCGAGCCAGGATCAGATCGAGTAAATTCGAATAAGGCCCAAACTTATCAATCTTTCTTTGGCGAGATAGAAAGGATGAGTGGGGAATTAATCCGGCAGTTAAGCGGGTGGGTTAATTCGTGGCTAAGTTACAGATAAGACTTGCTTCACCAATTCGAGAGCCTTTTTAAACTCAAAGGGCTTATGGAGACAGCCGTAAGCCCCTTCTTGAAGAGCTTGCTCAATCAGATCACTAACCGGGAAGGCGGACATCATAATGACCTTAATCGCCGGGTCAATTCCCTTGAGTTTCAAAAAAATATTCACCCCATTCATCTGGGGCAGCCGGATATCTAAGAGGACCAGATCAAAGGCGGTTTCTTTGATTTTCTGGATAGCCTCTTCAGCATTAAGGGCCGCTTCGAATTGATAGCCCTCAGATTCTAAGGCTGCCCCCAGGAGTTCAGTCACATCCTCCTCATCATCAACGACTAAAATCCGGGCCATTCTATCCTCCTCTCGCTATTTATAGCATATTCGGGGCTAAAAAGCAAGCACTTTTTAAATTTCCCCTTGCCACTTGATTCAAAAAAAGGAGGGATACTGAAAGTCGTAACCGTTCAGCCACCAAGGCACGAAGACACAGGTCGTAATTTTTTCTTCGTGTCCTTCGTGCTCTTCGTGGTTTATCCTTGATTTTCATCAAGGCAGGCTCTTGTTTACCCCATCCTTTTACCCAATTTGTGGGTAAGGATAAGCATCAAGGGAAGGGAAGCTTTTATGCCGACGCTGTCGGTACAAAAGGAGATGAAACTTAACCCATAGCACTATAATCTGTAATGAGCTTACTTTTTTAACTTGATTTTGAGTAGATACGAAAGATCTAAAGGACAAATCTCTTAATGAGGTCTTTGTCCTTCAAAATTTAGACCACGCAAAAACTTCATATTGCTGACCCAATTATTTGCTCTGTAAGTGCTTTTTCTAAAATCATTCTCCGTGCCTCTGTGTCTCTGTGGTGAACGATTACAAAGGTCCCTTAGCCCTCAGCGCTTTATTTTAACGGCTGCCACCACATTAAGTGCCACCTCGTCTTCGGTTATAGAGATGGGGTCTTTCACTTTCAGGTGACAGATATAGTCCCCCATGGCCACAGGTTTTCCCCTATCATTGGTTCCGTCCCAGACGATGCTGTTCTTCCCGCTAAAGAGATATTGGTCTTTTAGCAGTGTCTTTCGGATATTCCCCTCCCGGTCATAGACCTGAAGGTCAGTCTTAGCCGGGATATTCAGATAAAAGACGATCTCGGTTACTGCCCGCTTAGGGTCGCTTCCATCTATATAGAAAGTGCCTTCTGAAACCTTCGGATCTTTGATCTTGACCGGAAGAGGCAGGCTCTCATTATTTCGGCCCATTGTAGGCGTTGAATCTATCTCCCAGTCGTCTTTTGTTTGAGTATCAATACCCTTCTTCCTGACCAGGCTCTCACCGGGTTTTAATAATTGACTCGAAAAGCAGTCCGACTGATCGGGTTTGTCCAAACTCATTATCCACTGACCGGCCTCGATCATAGAACTTACCCGTTCAATATTGGCGGCCGTCCATGTGGCATCCTGATCAGCCCAGCAGACGGCATCACATATCCGGCCTTTCCTGTCATAGAGGATTACCTGAGAGTCGGTTTCCAGTAATTCCATATCCGGGTTAAAGAGGCTAAGCCCACCATTATCGGCCTTCTTTTTATCAAGAAAGAACCCGCGATTAAGAACCAGATATTCCCCCGCTTTGATTTTCGTTCCCGGGGCAATAGTCTTTACGGATTCCCAGCCGACTTCGATCCTGTATCCGGAAAGGTCTAACTTTGTTCCCGCCTCGCCGGCGCAATATATTTCAATCCAATCTCCCCAGCCACAGGTCTTGCACCCCTTGGGGTTTTTAAAGCTGACCTCGGTTATGAGCAAAGCCGGCTGGGTAGTTGTATTGACAGAGGGTGTATCCGATAGAGTTTCGAGTTTCGAGTTCGGGGCACCCGCTTGCGGGTCGTCGAGTTTTGTAGTTATTATCTCCCCTGATAGATTTTCCAGGGGAGTTTGGATTAAGTCAGCGGCTCTTACTTCCCCCCACCAAAGGAGGGGGAATAAGATGGTGAGTATCATTCGAGTTTTGAGTTTCGGGTTTCGAGTTTCGGATTTCATTGGAAGTTTGGCTTCCACAAACTATCGGTAACCGATACTCGATGCTCGATACTCGATGCTCGATACTGGATACTAGATCCTTTATCAGCATCGAGCCTCGAGTATCAAGCATCGAGTATCAAGCCTCGAGCCTCGAGCATCGAGTATCAAGCATCGAGTATCAAACATCGAGTATCAAGCATCGAGCATCGAGCATCGAGCCTCGAGTATCAAGCATCGAGTATCAAGCCTCGAGTATCAAACATCGAGTATCAAGCATCGAGCCTCGAGTATCGAGCATCGAGTATCAAGCATCGAGTTGCGGCTATGCTGCACTCAACATGACTATACTGAATCCAAAGGGGCTTA
The genomic region above belongs to bacterium and contains:
- a CDS encoding 6-hydroxymethylpterin diphosphokinase MptE-like protein; its protein translation is MNYYQNNLTLLKEKDPDLAQRLAEVEPIVGFELTKSPLPEGVNFSEVDTLVVFGFGLHVLELVAKSTTNILILVIEPDLGRFKTFLTEFDFSPGFKEDRLILAVGQPPEQVAARRLEAYYGLLTNRDIRIIEDPIALASFPEYFRIVRKNLAEVIDTAAKNLATLQRFARIWQHNILANLKSIIERPGWNTLFGRFKSKPVIICGAGPSLDQNVKWLTQAKGKAVIVCVDTALRTLLTNNIQPDLVVAIDAGEANYRHFAGLDTSGMALAADAVTYPAILTDFKGPIFIGGYGNPLMQWLEQFIGSKGETSVGGSVATTAFDLARKLGGDPIIFVGLDLAFSEGRFHTSEAKFEVDETFLAETERDILEQSQRILEKLAPFPKLVSMYENFCRQRKRKLVAYKTGVWLEDTCPGEPMANWLYWLESWTMTPERIVWVEANDGYMVISSPRFNAWRRWIESRITAAGVRCINATQGGAKIRGAEVMDLKSALAAYSAETVEVKGVLTDIQAGYHPPPLTPLKSALADLSEETQRINLLAGQGVRMTESLISALTTQGQEWSPRVQQIMARLLILYQDIVTQPNFFALYRWQIESLLSQFEPGSDRVNSNKAQTYQSFFGEIERMSGELIRQLSGWVNSWLSYR
- a CDS encoding response regulator, producing the protein MARILVVDDEEDVTELLGAALESEGYQFEAALNAEEAIQKIKETAFDLVLLDIRLPQMNGVNIFLKLKGIDPAIKVIMMSAFPVSDLIEQALQEGAYGCLHKPFEFKKALELVKQVLSVT